The Triticum aestivum cultivar Chinese Spring unplaced genomic scaffold, IWGSC CS RefSeq v2.1 scaffold29356, whole genome shotgun sequence genome segment gtgcatatgcactcattgtcgaaatacacatttcgagaagttgaaaaattcggaacaaaaatcccgcgtgtatatccgaacattttatgtgcgttcacaaggtttcggtgaaaaacgacgttttttgtggcttgtgtaaaaaagataaagaaatgcctcgtgaatagttagaatgaagcatcagaaattgtcatttttacacaagccacaaaaaaatgtcgtttttcactgaaaccttgtgcacacacataaaatgtccggatatacacgcgagatttttgttccgaattttttaACTTTCCGAAATatgtatttcgacaatgggtgcatatgcacctaggagccaaaacgccgCTCTCCGGAAATAGGCTACACTAAGATCCGTAACTAGCGCTTTCCCTCAATCCCTTTTGATCTTACATCACATGAATCATGTTAAGCTCGTATGCCTTTGCTTATTTCTTGGAGATATTTTAAGGAGACTTTGCCAATTTAATTTAGACAGTTTGAGATGGTACACATGGACAGATCGTCGTTACAAGATCCTCTTCTGCATAGGAAGATTGAGGTAGCAATCTAATTGTTGTGAAAAATACCATTCCACCCCTACTTCCACTCATGCGTGCCTCAAAAAACTCTctaacaaaaaataataattcaaaaatCACAGTGGTTGTATTTCCTTTGGTTTCTCAGATGAGGGTAGGAGTTGTTCGACCCATATGTGTCACTATATTTATTTAGTtagcacatactccctccgttcctttatataaggtgtatttgttttttaataaaatttcagaatgtaaggtgcatttaTTATAATTCCTCATAATTCCCTTGTTAACCCTCCGGAAAAAGGGAAAATATCTCTCTCCTAATTGTATGTATCTCTCCTTATAGCAATAGAAGGAAAGTATCATTTTGTCGATTGCATGTATTTCTTACTTTCTTGAACTAACTGATTTACTCGCCATTAACCAACAAATTTTCCTAGTGTTATTTCATCGTAACATGCCTATAATTGTGTGCTTTGGTCACCGTGCCGAAAATAATACATCTTACATAAACTAGCACATACCCCATCACTTGCGCACTTGTAGGACgtccatccgggatgttccggctttgtagacacgcggcgcaagacCTTCCGTGGGTGTTCCTCGCATTTTATGAgcggcaacggtgcgccgacgagcctTTGGGCCAGCATCGAGCCCGGACGACAGTCGTTGCTGTATTTGCCTGCGAACCGATGATGGGGTCGATTCGAGAGGCTAGAGGCGCAGTCAGTACTTGCATGTGGTCTGGGGGCGTTGTTGGGCTACGGTCCGGTACCAAGCAGTCCATGGCATGGCGTGGCCTCTGGCAGCCGGGGTGAGCTCGAATTCGGCCGGATCCGCTTCAAATCAAGCCGCAGGATGCGCTGAAATCAGGCGGCCGGGGTTGGTCAACCCCGGGCGTCGAGGAAACGGGGGATGCAAAAGGGAAGGGGGCTGGGCTTTGTGGCCATGCTGGACGGCGCACGGCCGAGGAAAATGGCGGCTAGGGCGGGgcggggcactagtagaaaacggagctttagcgccggttcggaagggcctttagtgtcggttccataaccggcactaaagggtggtcactaaaggcccccccccctttagtaccagttcggcacgaatcggcgctaaagtgccaccacgtggcgtgagctcgcgccccggtacgggggacctttagtaccggttggtgttaccaaccggtactaaaggtttttttttgaatttttttttgaaaattttggaaaaaaattgattttttttatttttaatttttctgaattatttgatgatttagtctctaatcccctctcttaactgctcaagtgtggatcactcattccaaatcatctaacttcccgaccggttacccatccctctcactactctagcccgagcacgctcaatattcgggttctattctccttcgtttccgagtctgcacttgttgtttttctgacaatagtaagatattaatcctattaaccctcaggagtttagcttgagcatgaagtcacatatttcaccgtttgagtttgaaactactattctaaaaaacagtaattatttagtaacggtaatatttcttgaataagtttgaccatagtttgaccatagtttgaccatagtttgaccagatttgaccaaaattcacaaaattgaaataattatttagtaacactaatattcttgaataattatgtggtaacattaatacttcttgaataagtagtttgaccagatttaaccaaatttagaaaaaaacagaaattatttgaccataacttttttccttttggaatttgaggattctaaataaTTCCAAATAGGCCGTAGgctgtctccatcggatgcggattttcgtgctgaattttttgatatattatacgtttttttccgacatcgtatgcaaaagttatagccgttttacatttttcctacacttttagtgccggtttgtgtcacaaaccggtattataggtcagacccctttagtaccggttcgtggcacgaaccggtactaaagggtaggcctttagtaccggttcgtgccacgaaccggtactaaaggtgatcgtgaggccccggcctgacgccagcctgccaccacccttttagtaccggttcgtgccacgaaccggtactaaaggttcaacacgaaccggcattaatgcaaatccgttcgaactggcactaatggtaccattagtaccgggccaaaatcaaaccggcactaatgtgcttcacgtttgaccctttttctactagtggggggtGCAGCTTGAGAGGGGAGACGGGAATAAGAAAAAGGGGCGCACGACGGGAGGGCCAGGTAGGACATGGGCATACGCCACGCGGTGTCCGCGCGTGTGCTGGAAAAGGGTGAAACGCGGACAAAAAACGAACAACAATCCGTTTGCTTCTGCGCGTAGGCGTCCTGTTCTGTCTGTTTATCCCAAACGGACGTGGTCGGGCCATTTGGGGCGGGAGTTGGCCTAACCGAGCTGGGTACTGCCCGTCCGATTCGTGAGGAGGAGGCCCGCTAGCTTGGCGATCATGCTGCACCAATGTAGAGTGCGCACCACGTCCACTTTCACAACATGAGGACATTATGTCGTAACTCGATTAACTAATTCGAAGATGATTGCTGAGCTGACCTTATCTAGGTGCATGTGTACACACCTCTTATATGTTTATTTTCTTCGTCGCCTGTTTCTTTTTCGACGTATATAGTACGGCCGGGCCGGTGGTATCGACCGTTTAAtcagggatatatatatatatactatatacCAACTACTAATTGTCAGTCTCCATCGCTATGCAGTTGGCAGGAACAGTCCACAGCGTTGTGACTATCTCgactaaatttcgtgttttgacccttttctgaaaccTATTCAACATTTGACCCTAGTTGACCCTTTTACTACCGCCAGAGTCCATGACGATAGGGTCTAACAGCgtaccgccagggaccctggcggtagggttgcatgccctaccgTCAAAAATCTCTAAGTATTGAACACAGTGCGTGCTCGTGCCTACCGCCAAgcaccttggcggtagggttgtGCAGGCTACCGCCAGCCCGTTTGGCGGTAGCGATGTTTCCTACCGCCAaagtccctggcggtaggctgttagaCCCTACCGTCATGGACTCTGGCGGTAGCAAAAGAGTCAGATCTCGAATTTTTTTCAAACTAGGGTCAAATCTCGAATAggtttcagaaaagggtcaaaacacgaaattttgccgacTATCTCATCTCTTATCTTGATGAGGAGCGGCAAAGTTCTGGCCGTCCAATGGCCTGGTCAGGGCAGAGACGTAGCCAGCAGGGCTAGCTAGCTACGAGCACCCAGATATGCTAACCTATACTATATAACATCGATCGCCGATGATTCATGGGAAGCACTCAGGCTTTATCGCGCTGAGTTTAGCCAGTGCAAATTTTCAATCAACCTCGCCTTCTCACCAACCAGCCACCGCCGAGCTATCAACCAATTAATGGGTGATACTATCAGGAATCGGACGCTCCCACTCGATGAGTCgacggcgtcgccgccgccgccgccggcctgcgTTTACTACGCAGGGTGCCCGGGCTGCGCCATGGAGCGGAAGAAGGGGAACAACACGGGGATCCCATACAAGGAGTTGTTCTTTGTTGGCATCACCACCCTTTCCTCCGGTGCGTATTTACATTAATTACGTTCGCTGCGTAGCTATAGCTTGCCGAAAAAGACATATACTACTGCCTGATTGATTTGTACGTGTGTGCATGCAGCCACAATTTAGTCCTAGCTAGTAGGTTTAAAATACTAGAGGTTAGGAAATTTTTGTAGAGCCAATAATTAATAATTGCACCTAGGCCGAGAAATAACATGGGGTTGATAGTTATGAAAGTGGttgtatccccaacccaccagggatCAAACCCCATGGTTTGCCACATGTGTGTGCCATAAAGGTGGCAACGTCCATTCAATGCCAGTCAGCTCAATCTATTTCACTTTGCTAGAAATGAGATGCTCACTGCATGAATATGTATCATGATCTAGAGATGATGAAATTTTGATAACATTTTTTCGATATATCATTAGCAACAATATTCATATAAACTACCTCCATGATTCTTATAATTGTGAATATTTTCGCTCTCTTTTTTTGCAGCCTTACCAGTATCATCTCTGTTTCCCTTCTTATATTTTATGGTATGTCGATCTCACCTTCATTACTGTTTGCTAATAGCTAAATGAAATGAGACCTTATAAGCTACGTGTAAAATTCATTCGCTCGTACCGTATTCATGTATATGGCATTTGTATGGCGAAGAACATGATTTTCTAATTCTTGAGGAGTgctattttctttaaaaaaacatcATTGTAGTTTGTGTCGAAAAATTGGGCTATTTCAGGATCAAATGCATAATATAAATCATGATCAATGTAAGCACCAGCATGTAAGTCGCTAACTTGATAGATTTGTGAAACAACGTGTCTAACAACATCACATAATCGTAAAACAGCAATGGATGGTAGCACGACACATGTATTGACCGCTTGTAGATGAAGTCGTCATGGCTGTTGTGGGAGTGATGTTGTTAACGATAACATTGGTGAAGGCCAGTCAAAAGAGACAGTGGTGGAGACCATGATATGTGATGCCACCTGACTTGCGGGATGGACAACCGTTGGTGATGAATGCGAGAAGTATCACGAATACTTCCAAAAAAAACCTAATTCTCCCTCTCCCGGTGCATGATGATAAGAACGAAAGGTTTTGTAGACTTACTCTCCCACTTTCGCAATGGAACCGGAGGCAAGCGCACTTGGTGTTGTCTTGCTCTCCCACTTTTGTACACTTGCTCTCCCACTTTCGCAATGGAATGGCCCAGCCGGAGGCAAGCGCACTTGGTGTTGTCTTTCTATCCCAATACCCTTCACTTAGTTAGGTGGAGAGGCTTCACTATATAAGTTTGTCTCGCCCCACCTCCACTTCTAAGCTCGGACTAAAGATTACACCTCCACGTCTTGCCAGACGTGGGTCTTTGAGACACCTTCATCTTAATAGTTTGGAAATTACAGAATTCTAGTAAACAATCATTCACGTGACAATCAGGTTGCATTCCACAAAAAATATCTAAGTACATAGTCCATGAGCCACCATATTCACTACGCCCTGATACACCCAAAAGAAAGAATAAAGGACAGTGTACCCTGTAGGAGGGAGGAGAGCGTGTGCTGACCACTGAGACAAGGAAAAGTGTAACAAAAGACGGGTTTTTTAGAAGGAGCATTCCAGTTTCCCAGAGATTTCAAAAACGAGTTCCTGGAACATATATAGCTGGCGCTGCAGAGGCAAGCTCACCCTAACCTTTCTTGAACAGATAGAAGATATGCGTGTGGCAGAAAACAAAACAGACATTGGATTGTACGCTGGTCTTCTTGGTAAGGCTCGGACTCATTGGATCAATAATAATAAAACgaattaaaatatattcctttgatcttGTTATTTCAACAGATATACTCACCCAAATTTCAATACTTCTGCTGATAGATTTCAATGTTGTATAGGTGCATCATACATGGCTGGTAGATGTTTTGCCTCAATATTTTGGGGTGTGGTGGCAGATCGTATTGGAAGAAAACCTATCATTGCGTTCTCCCTCTTCACAGTGTCAGCAAACCTAACTCCTATAAGGAAAATATGTGCTTACTCCTACGTGTGTCAGCTTTATAAGTTTATAATTTTCTTTAATTAGGGTAATATTTAATACTTTATTTGGACTGAGTACAAAGTATTGGATGGCGATTACCACAAGAATGCTTCTTGGTTCACTTAATGGCATGCTTGCCCCAATAAAGGTATCCATGGGTGCATAATCTTTACAGAACATTATGTTTCACATATTGAAGATTGTCCACTTTTGCAGGCTTATTCAGCTGAAGTTTGTCGGCCTGAACATCATGCTCTAGGATTATCCATTGTAAAtgaatatttttttttctttcatgcaATGGACTACTATTAGTGTAGGTAACATAATCAGATATTGGTAACACAAGTTATCGTTGACATATAATTGGATATAGGTAAGCACTGGTTGGGGCATAGGTCTTGTTATCGGTCCATCTATTGGAGGATTTTTGGCACAGGTAACCCTTTGTTTATGTATGATCGTTTCTAAAGGATAAAACCGCTATTTAACAAGTGTATGCTCCCCTCTNNNNNNNNNNNNNNNNNNNNNNNNNNNNNNNNNNNNNNNNNNNNNNNNNNNNNNNNNNNNNNNNNNNNNNNNNNNNNNNNNNNNNNNNNNNNNNNNNNNNNNNNNNNNNNNNNNNNNNNNNNNNNNNNNNNNNNNNNNNNNNNNNNNNNNNNNNNNNNNNNNNNNNNNNNNNNNNNNNNNNNNNNNNNNNNNNNNNNNNNNNNNNNNNNNNNNNNNNNNNNNNNNNNNNNNNNNNNNNNNNNNNNNNNNNNNNNNNNNNNNNNNNNNNNNNNNNNNNNNNNNNNNNNNNNNNNNNNNNNNNNNNNNNNNNNNNNNNNNNNNNNNNNNNNNNNNNNNNNNNNNNNNNNNNNNNNNNNNNNNNNNNNNNNNNNNNNNNNNNNNNNNNNNNNNNNNNNNNNNNNNNNNNNNNNNNNNNNNNNNNNNNNNNNNNNNNNNNNNNNNNNNNNNNNNNNNNNNNNNNNNNNNNNNNNNNNNNNNNNNNNNNNNNNNNNNNNNNNNNNNNNNNNNNNNNNNNNNNNNNNNNNNNNNNNNNNNNNNNNNNNNNNNNNNNNNNNNNNNNNNNNNNNNNNNNNNNNNNNNNNNNNNNNNNNNNNNNNNNNNNNNNNNNNNNNNNNNNNNNNNNNNNNNNNNNNNNNNNNNNNNNNNNNNNNNNCCATCTCTCTCAGCCTGCAAAGCAATATCCAAATCTATTTTCAGATAAGTCAATTTTTGGGAGGTACGTATATTGCATTTATTGAAATTTATTGAGCTAATTAGCACCAGAGATTGATTAACCATATTTGCATTTCTTAGGTTTCCTTATTTCCTGCCATGCCTTTGTATTTCACTGGTTGCGTTGGTTGTTTTAATAAGCTGCATATGGCTACCGGTATGTAACAATCCCAGTAATATTTTGGCTTGTCTATGATTTGTTTTCTTGTAATAGATTTGTCCTTTCTTAGCCATGGCGGCCCTGCATTGTTTTTCTATTTAATAAACATATTTGCATGGGGGTGAGCTTTTGAGGGGAGTACGTGAAAGTAATGTTCGGACTTGGGAAAAAAAATCTGGGCCAGCACATAACCTAGCCGGCACGGCACGACATGAAGTATGACGGGTGGGCTCGCTTGGCACGACAAAGCGGGTTGGGCCAAGGCTATGTACCGTCCACTGCCCAACATAGTTGAGTGTTCGCACAGGGGCGCCCATGACTGGCCCGGCcaattttctttctttattttcttctcTCTTTGATAAATTCTTTGGATTTTTCAAATTTGGTTGAAATTTAAAAATTCCCGTTCTCAATTTTTGTTCTTAAACTACGTAAAATAGGGTTTGGCAAAAAAACTTAATTTTGCAAATATTCGTTTTTCTAGAAACAATTCtatttttcaaaaatattatttttttaaaaaaagttcatgttttACAAAGCATATCTATAATCTCAAACATTACTCTCTTATTTCCAGAAAATGTTCACAAGTTCAAAAAAAGTTAAGAATTTAAAATTTACAAAATTATAGAAAACTGTTTGAATTCAAAAAAACAGAAAATCCTTTTTTGTCTTTCAGAATATGTTCTTGTTTCAAAATTTCttaacaaattcaaaaaatattgatgttttcaaatttgtttcatatagtcaaaaaatgttcaggaatttctaATATTGTTCAATTTACATGTTGTTGTAATTTTGAAAAAAACTCGTGTTTTCTATTTAGTTTCTTTAAAAGGTTCAAAAGTACAGGAAATGTTTAGGTTTTACAAAAAATGTCTAGAAATTTCaatttttgttcacaatttcaaagtAACTCATTTTAAAAAAGTCAAAACtgcaaaaaaaaaaactagatAAAAAACCGTGCGCTATAGCAGATCAAACATCTATAGTAGTTGCGAATAGCTACAATACCCATTGCTACAACATAAAGCGCATCCTAGATGTTCCATGGTTGGGCCTGCACAGCGCAGAAATACCTTGATTGACATGCCGTGTTTCTGATTCCAAGTCCAACATGGACACCTACCGTGTGTACTCCATTAGAGCATCCATCGTCCCCTATACACCCGTGGGCGTGTCCACAAACAGCGCCAGGCAGCCCCTTATTTTGCCTGCCGGACACCTCAAATGCGGACCATCAAATCCATACAATCCATGCATGTAAATCATACGACACAAATTCATCACAATTCAACAGATTAAAACAAATACAACAAAGCAAAAATAAATCATAGTTAAACACTTCAAAAATACCAAATTGAAATCAAAGTCTAAGTGTGACGGATCACTCGCCAGACGCCATCCATGTCGCCTGCTTCACGGCCATCCTTGCCTCCTCCGCCAGCATCCTTGCCGCATGCTCCACTTAGATCCTTGCCTCTTGTTTTGGTGCTGCAATAGCCTCCCTCGCTGCCTTGTACTCCCTTCGTTTGTTGATCCCCTTCTTCAGCCCCACTAGCCACTTTGCATGCTCATCCAAGAGACTTTCGTCTGCCAACATAAATCTTCACCTCATCCGCTCTCGTGCGATTTGCAAGCCCACCTTCCCAACCCCCATTTAATCGGCAAATCTTTCTTCTCCAACTCGATCTTCTCCCTCTAATTTTCTAGCTTCATGGTCGCCCTCTCCCGAAATCAATCCATATTCTCCTTTTGTGATTGAACATGATCTTGTACCTCTTCTCTTTCTTATTCTCCCTTACAGAAAAATGCTTGTCCAAGTGGAGGACATTTTTGTAGGTGCGGCTTCACGAGAGGCCCTCACCTTCTCTCACTTATTTCCCATCACTTGTCGGTTATCCTTGGGCATGGCCACTCCTCTTCCGTTCTCCCCTCTAACCCAAGTGATTGGTGAGAGCTTGATCCatcattcttcatccagccagccTTGATATGGGCCACAAGTTGTGTCCACTTTGATTTGCCATTCAATGCAGCCAGCAATGGCAAAACCTAATGGCTTTTTCTCCGTCTCTTGATACATAGTATCCGCCACCACCATCTAGCAAAAAGTGCATGTATAACGATAATAATGCAACAAAAAAACACGCAATTCAAATGATGACAAAATTATGTGAGTATTCTTACATGAGTGGACACTCATATCCCAGTTCGAGGGCGGATAGGGACTTGTGCATTGTAGTCGACGTACTTGTTAACTTCCCCTTGAATGACCCCCCATCGATGTTGGAGAGATGCCACATTGCAGGTGGTCATGGTAGGATGCGGCTACACATAGTGTTTGCTCGTGATATTGCTTGTGGATCTTCTCGCAATACCTA includes the following:
- the LOC123174771 gene encoding probable peptide/nitrate transporter At3g43790; protein product: MGDTIRNRTLPLDESTASPPPPPACVYYAGCPGCAMERKKGNNTGIPYKELFFVGITTLSSALPVSSLFPFLYFMIEDMRVAENKTDIGLYAGLLGASYMAGRCFASIFWGVVADRIGRKPIIAFSLFTVVIFNTLFGLSTKYWMAITTRMLLGSLNGMLAPIKAYSAEVCRPEHHALGLSIVSTGWGIGLVIGPSIGGFLAQPAKQYPNLFSDKSIFGRFPYFLPCLCISLVALVVLISCIWLPETLHMHKNLRREVEMVDDSSSIPSGEAYTNSEKSLYRNCPLMSSIIAYCVFTLHDTAYSEILALWAVSDKSYGGLSLASKDVGQILAVSGAGLLAYQLLVYRHVHKYLGSIVSSRIAAALSIPLLAAYPFMSQLSGTRFGLAIYFATILKGTLATTILTGTCILQNNAVPQNQRGAANGVSTTAMSLFKAIAPAGAGALFSWGQKRQNGSLIPGNYGLMVPSNQLILDGCIPLDLI